From the genome of Alkalimarinus coralli:
TTCAAAAGAACGTAAGACTAAGTCTTGCTCAAGTTAAAACAACTATAAAAATCACATCAAAATGAATTTTCATGTATCACTAACCTGATATTCTTTAACAGATTATCTCAGTCAGCGCCCACACGAATTGCTTGGCTAAATTTTTAAAGAACCGGCTGAGCCATCACTCAACCGAGGCGCGTATTCTACAGCACCCCATCTTACTGTCAACCCTTTTTACTGCCATTTCGCAACATTCATTTTTATGAGCATTCGAACTGCCTGGGTCAACCTAAGCCATTAAAACAAAATTAAAAAAAGTAAATCTATTTCAACAACTTAACCATCGACTCAAAACACCTTATCCGGTGTCTCCGTCAGAAGAGGGGCGCATTATATAGCGTTAAGCGCTGGCGTCAATAGGTAACCAAAAAATTAAGTATAAAAGATTAGCAAAAAGATTATGAGGCGCTTTCCACTTTATTTCTTCCGGTCTCCTTAGCCTTATAAAGGGCTTTATCTGCCAATCCGAACATTTCGCTGCGACTATCAGAGGGCTTAGGCACCATAGTAGTCACACCAACACTCACTGTTAAGTTTATACCGGCCCCATTAACATTCAGCTCACAAACCTCAATCAAACTTCGCACCTTTTCTGCTATTTGAAGTGCGCCTTGCTCAAGTGTGTCCGGCAATAAAATAACGAACTCCTCACCACCATAGCGAGCAACTAGATCCTGAGGCCTTGAGACAACCTTAACAAGTATATCTGCAACCGACTTTAGGCACGCATCTCCAGCCTGGTGACCGTACTCATCGTTAACAGTCTTAAAGTGGTCAACATCAATTATAAGCAGCGATATAGGCCTGCTATACCGAGCAGCTGCTACAAATAATTTTTCGAACGCATTTTCAAAACTCCCACGATTTTTTACACCAGTCAGTGCATCCGTACTGCTAAGCTCTCTCAATCGTTTATTTAGCTTTTCTAACTCAACTGTTCTTTCGCTAACTCGTCTCTCAAGCAACACGTTCGCCTCTCGTTGAACATTTAATGCACTCTCCTGCGCCACCCTTGCAGCACGCTCTTGCATTAGCGCCCGATGCTGAGCCGCTATCGACAACCTCTTTTCCTGGTAAAGCCGATCAGCCAAAGCTAGAGACAAAAGAATAATCTCAATTGCAGAGCCTATCTGGGTTGCATTTTCTGTAAATAAGTTTTGCGGTAGAACACTAAACTTATTTAACGCCAAAATGACGCCTCCAAGTAACAACGAGAACCATGCAACCGTAAAATACCTTGCAGACAGGTCTCCTCTATACCACCTATAGGCTCCCAAAAGGATTAGTGCAATGCACACAGCCATCGCCAAAAAGATAGTCGGCCTTATCACCATGTTATAAGGGAGTAAAAGCGAAAGCACCATCAGTATGCCTCCACCAGCAATATTAAGAGACATGAAATAGCTTAACAAACGGTGAGATGAAGGATGAATCGACAAAAAAGAGAGCGAGAACAACGCGCCAAAAATAACACCGCCATTTAAAAAAAGCACTATAGACTGATCGTTCCACCAAGTGGCATCAGGCCATAAGTATTGAAATGTAAAACTATTCAATGAAGCTAAAAACAAAGCCATAAATGCGATATAGATTACGTAATAAAGGTACGTTTTTTCTGAAACCGCAATAAATACAAAGAGATTATATATCATCATGACTAACGCGATGCCAAAATATATCCCATGGAATATTAGCTTTAGCTGATCAGTCTCATAAAAGCGTTCTACACTCCATAGTGATAAAGGCAACTGCACCGCACTGTTAGTTTTTACACGTAAAATGACTGTTAGCCGCCCCCCTTCTCCTAGCTCCAGGGGTATCAAAAAATTTCTATTGCTGATGGGGCGCTCGGAAAAGTGAAGTTTATCTCCTAAGAAAAAAGCATCTACCTGCTCCCCGCCTCTCATGACATAAACACTTAGATAATCCAGGACGCTATACCCAACTTCCAGAATTCGTTTTTGAGCAACGTCCTGTCTATTTACTAGCTCCAGCTTAAACCAATACGCGGAAGTGGAGTACCCGAAGTTGACGAGCTTCCCGGTAGACCCACTCCATTCATTGTCAGAAAATTCAAGGACATCTTCCAACTCAAGTTTCCCAGCACTATCTTCTATATACGCAGCCCGTCGCCCCAAATCATCACTCTGAGTAACCACGTCAATATCGACCCCCGAACCCAAAGGAGTCTCAGCAGAGCTATGCCCGCTAACTATCAAAAGCCAGATAAACGCTATAATTCTCATTAATTAATGCTATATTTTCTTGCCTGCTCAGCCATAAACAAGGAGTCCTCCCGCACCTTTTCTATTTCATCCCATAGACGCCTTATATCCTGATCAGAAATTCTTGATTTCTTGGAAAATGGCAAGAAGTATGATTTTGACTTCCATGGCTTTTGGCTAATTTTTAACTTTCCTTTATAAGCAGGATTCTGATTGAGCTTTTCAGCCATTTCTGGAATAACCACAACCGTCCCCCTTCCTTCGCGTAGCAGCTTTCTAATATTAATTTCATCACTGGCCGCATTATCATCAACAGGAATCCCAAGCTTATTGAGGTCTGCAACGACTGAGTACCCCCTGGGAGCTCTTACTGGACGAGGGATATCTTCAATATTATTATCAAATTCGAAACTGTCATTGCTCATCGTGACAATTACATACTCTACCTGCATCACCCTGTGCGGAGACTTTCCAGCCAGCGAAGCATCATCAGGATATTTGAGAAAAGCAGCTCGATCATCGTTATAAGATGCGGTAGCAACAGCATCAACCCGGCCCTGGCTGGCTTCTCTGAGACAACGCTTCCAGGGCATAGCAACAAATACCAAAGGCATACCTATTCGACCTGATGCATGCTTAATGATATCTATATGTATACCGCTGGCGGCGCCATACTTAACAAATGTAAATGGGTACCACTCGCTTTCATCAAGACACACCCTGATCACACCACCCGCCATTGACGGTACGGAAAAACTAAAGAGCAGTAGTACGACGCTTAACACATTCGCAACTAAGCGCTGAGACAACAAGCAAATCATATCGTTATACAGCCCATAAAATTTGGAGACCCTATTCATAATACTAGTTCAGAGGCAATAAATTAACAGGCCACTTCCAAGCCTGAGAGCGCTCGCTAGCATTAACTAATATCATTTATATATCGTTTTATTCTTTCCAGACTGTTGATTTTCTAATTTATCTCATGAAAGAATAGGCGCACTAAAATAATGATAAGTGCTGAGTGCCAGGATTGCCCGTACTAACTAATACAAAAGAACATGGACAGTCGGAACTATAAGTCCCACTTTTATGATAAGTATACTGACGAAAGCATTTGCCAATTACCATTCCTGTTTTTTGCATGCCGTTACACTATTCTTAACTAAGCAGTCTGGCGCTATTTCTCCGCGCTCACATAAATCAATTACCGCCAAGTTAGTGCTCGCGGAAGTACACGACGAGTAGATACTCTTCCCCTGTTAATTGTTAGCAATACCTCTAAATACAATAAATAAGTACAAACCAGATTTATTGTCTATCCTTATTTAGAAGATATAAAGCAATTAATACGCTGTATACAGGCAATTTGAACATTGCCATCAAATAAAATAATCGCTACAAATAACATACTTTTTGCAGATAAATAAACCTGATAGTTCAGGAGAAATTTATGGGAGAAATCGCTCCCCTTATAGTTAATGATGTTCACAAAACCTTTGGCACACTTGAGGTGTTAAAAGGCATATCGCTTGAAACTCAAAAAGGCGATGTAATATCGCTTATAGGCTCATCAGGATCTGGAAAAAGCACTTTCTTGAGATGCATTAACTTACTTGAAACACCTACATCGGGAGAAATAATTGTCCACGGCGAACAGTTAAAGTTCAAAACAGACAAAAAGGGTATTCGAGTGCCTGCTGACCCGAGGCAGGTCGAGAAAATGAGAGCGCGTCTATCAATGGTGTTCCAAGGTTTCAACCTATGGTCTCACATGACGGTACTGGAAAATATCATCGAAGCCCCCGTCAATGTACTGGGAATACCCAAGAAAGAAGCGATAGAGAAAGCCGCATCCTTACTTAATAAAGTTGGCATCTACGAAAGACGGGACTACTACCCTGCCCAAATGTCAGGGGGCCAGCAGCAAAGAGCCGCAATAGCCAGAGCGCTAGCTATGGAACCTGAGGTATTACTGTTTGATGAGCCAACCTCAGCCCTTGACCCCGAGCTGGTCGGAGAAGTCTTGAAAGTAATGCGAAGCCTGGCGGAAGAAGGCCGCACAATGATCGTAGTGACTCATGAAATGGCTTTTGCAAAAGATGTTTCATCCCAAGTTTTGTTTCTCCACCAAGGTCTAATCGAGGAACAAGGCACGCCATCAAAGGTGTTTGATAATCCAGATTCTGAACGGATGCAGCAGTTTCTTGCTCCCAAATATTAACGTTATCCAGATTAAACGCTAACAGACTGATTAATAGGAAAAAGAAGTAATAAAGCAACACTGATAAAACAATCGATAAAAGGGGTTAATAATGAAAAAACTGATCATCGCTGTCTCTTGTATGCTGGCTTTAGCCGCTGGGTCACTTCACGCAAAGGACTGGAAAGAAGTTCGTATCGCGGTCGACATACCTTACGAACCATTTGAATTTAAGGCTGCAGACGGTACCCTCACAGGCTTTGAAATAGATTTAGGGAACGCAGTATGTGCTGAAATTGGCGCAAAATGCGAGTGGATTCCACAAGCATGGGACGGAATTATTCCAGGTCTATTGGCCCGCAAGTATGATGCAATAATGTCATCAATGTCCATCACCGAAGAGCGCGCTAAAAAAGTTCTCTTTTCAGAGGGTTATTACAATACACCATCTGGCTGGTTCGCTAAAAAAGGCGCTAACCTGAATACCTCAGACAAAAATGCCATGAAAGGCAAAAAAGTAGGCGTTCAGCGTGGCACTCTTCAAGATAACTATGTTACCGATAACCTCGGCGATGTGGTCGAAGTAAAAAGATACACTACCGCAGATGACCTGGTTCTTGACCTCACTGGCGGACGCCTAGACGTGGTATTTCTTGACTACCCAGTGGGAGAGAAAACAATCCTTACCAATAGCGACTATGAAACAGTTGGTGACACCATTCCAGTTGGGGACGGTATCGGCGTAGCGTTTCGCAAGCGCGATAAAGAACTGGCAAACAAGTTCAACAAAGCGCTGAAGAAGCTTAAAGAAGATGGCACATATGACAAGATTATGAAGAAGTACTTTACCTACAATATCAAGATCTAAATTTACACAATCAAAGCCAGAGCTAATACACCACTCTAGCTCTGGCTGGATTATTGAGGGGGCATTATTTTGTTGCCCCAAAAATCTTTAACCTTAGCGGTGTATGACTATGCTTGATCTTCATGGATACGGCCCATCCATATTAAAAGGAGCCGTTCTAACCGTTGAGGTAGCAATACTTTCCTTGCTATTGGCTATCATTCTTGGCCTTTTGGGGGCGATGGCCAAGCTATCTCCAAACCCTGTATTCAAAGGTATCGCGACCGTATATACAACGCTTATTCGTGGAGTTCCCGACCTTGTGTTAATGATGCTGATATTTTTCGGCGGGCAAATGTTGATGAACAACGTTTCCGACTGGATAAACGACACATTTGACTCGGACATATGGATAAACGTAAACGAATTCACCGCAGGCGTCATTACTATTGGGTTTATATTTGGCGCTTATATGGCGGAAACCTTCCGAGGCGCATTTCAGTCCGTCGAACTTGGGCAAATTGAAGCGGGAAAAGCCTATGGGATGACTCCCTGGCAGATATTCAGCCGTATTATGTTTCCGCAGATGATGAGACATGCTCTTCCGGGTATTGGTAATAACTGGTTGGTTTTGCTGAAAACAACAGCCCTGGTTTCAGTTATAGGCCTCTCTGACATGGTACGCCTTGCCTCAGAGGCGGCGAAAGCGACACACGAACCATTTCGCTTTCTGCTCCCGGTTATACTTGGCTTCTTACTGATGACCGCCTTTTCTGAGTGGGGGCTGAAAAAGCTCGAACAAAAATACAGCGCTGGCGTAGTGAAAGGATAGACCATGCTTGAACAACTAAATCACTTACTGGCTCAGAACGAAATATTTAATCCGACCACGCTGGCTCATTACTGGGGTGGTTTCGTTATCACTGTTCAATTGGTATTCTTTGCCCTGGTACTGGGGGCAATTCTTGCACTACCGTTAGGCATACTGCGAACATCCAGCAACCCTTGGATCAGCAAACCTATCTGGCTTTATGTTTACATCTTTCGTGGCACACCACTTATCGTCCAACTCTTTCTTATTTACTACGGCACCTCTCAAATTGACAGCATCAAGGGCACCTGGCTTTGGGATAATGTGCTAAGTGAAGCATTTTACCCTTGCCTAATCGCCTTTGTGCTAAACACCGCAGCCTATACAACCGAGATTATCCGGGGCGCAATCGAGAATACTCCCAAGGGAGAGATTGAAGCAGCTAAAGCCTATGGTATGTCCTGGACAGTAAGTATGCGGCGAGTAATACTGCCCAGTGCATTTCGCCGCGCTTTACCTGCGTACGCCAATGAAGTGATATTTATGCTACACGCCAGTGCAATTGCCAGCGTTGTCACAATTGTCGATCTCACGGGTGCCGCACGAGATATTTATTCTCGTTATTATGCGCCTTTTGATGCGTTTTTATTTGTTGCGGCCATCTACTTATGCATCACATTTGCATTAATATTCGGTTTTCGCCATCTTGAAAGTAAACTGTTAGCACACTTAAAGCCACTGTCATGACAGACATAGAAAAGAGCGGTCATGGCAGACATAGAAAAGAGCGATCATGACAGACATAGAAAAGAGCGCAAAAAAAGCACTTTTTGGCCATAGCACTGACTTTCTCAGCCATACACTGGAAAACGCCAGGCAGGAAGTCGAGCCACGTACAACCCTGTTGAAGGATGGTTCTAAAGCCATTTTACACGCGCTCGGCATTCTGGAGTTCATTCCTGCGACAAATAACAACAGTATTAAACCAACAAAACTAATTTTATCTGCTGGTATCCACGGCAACGAAACAGCACCAATCGAATTTTGTAATACCCTGATTAACGAAGTGCTTGAGGATCAGTACCCAATTAAAGTTCCGACACTGTTTATATTGGGTAACCCTCAGGCAATGGTCGAAGGTAAACGGTTTATCGAACACAATCTCAACCGGCTGTTCTGTGGGCTCCATAAATCTGAATCATATTGCAATTCAATTGAAGGAAAAAGAGCCGCACTCATTGAGCAATATGTAGACTTGTTTGTTAACCAAGGTGGTAAACACTCACAAGACGAATACCCTGTTAATCACTACGACCTTCATACCGCTATCCGTGATTCGGTCTTTGAAAGATTTGCGATTTATCCTTATGTCGCAGGCCGCGAAACGAACCCGGTACAACTTCAGTTTCTAGCTTTTAGTGATATAGAAGCATTTTTGTTTCAAACAACGCCAGCAACCACTTTTTCTTCCCATACTGCTGAAAACTACGATGCTGAAAGCTTTACCGTAGAACTCGGCAAGGTGAGACCTTTTGGCCACAATATAGATTATAAATATCGAGCTATCACTGAGAACCTGCGACTTCGGTTGCAAGGAAGCTGGCCTCAGCCAAGAAGACCTGAGCACCGGGTTCAGTGTTTTATCGCAACTCATGAGATCATAAACACAGGTAAAGATTTTCAGTTGTTTATCCCTGAAGATGTCAGCAATTTCAGAGAGTATCCAAAAGGCAGTTTAATTTGGCAGGATAAAGAACAGAGCTATCGAGTGAAGGATCAGGTTGAGTATATCGTGTTTCCCAATAGCAAAGTCGGCGTCGGCCAACGTGCAGGAATAATGCTTAGGCTGGTTGATATGGGGCAGACGCCAGGCCAACCCTCTACCCCGGTGCTTCATTAGACGCGGCACACCAGTACCAGACTAGCGCCATTCTGTGCTATTAAGCAACGATGATGACTTGGCAAGTCTTCGTGATGCTTTGACAGAGGGGTGCAGCCAACCTGCCCCCTCTATCAACATCTGCTGCTATTTCTGAAATGGATAGATGGAACCTAACTGGAGAATTTGAGTTAACTCGTCCAGGGCCGCTTCTGACTCTCTCAACAACGCGATATCTGCAAGATCATCTGCTGTTAATCGATCCCGGTAGTGCTTATCTACCCATTGATTCAGTGTTTCAAACAACTGGTCAGACATCATCACATGAGGGTTCACCGCAGCCTGTTCTTCTTCAGTTAATACAACACGTAAGCGCAGGCAGGCAGGCCCTCCACCATTCTGCATACTCTGCTTAAGATCAAACATTTCTACCTGGTTAATTGGCCCACCGGATGCAACTAACTGATCCAGGAAAGATGAAACAGAGGCCACCTCTTTACACTCGGTAGGCACAATCAACATCATTGAACCATCAGGCTTGGACAATAGCTGGCTATTAAACAGGTAAGAGCGAACAACCTCGTCAACGGTAACATCCCCACTGGAGACTTTAACAGGGGTTAGTGACGCACCTTTTAGCTTTCTGTCTAATTCCGAAAGTACGTGTTCAGTATCTGAAAACGCTTCTTCATGGTAGAACAACACATTGCCATTCCCAACAGCAATCACATCGTTGTGAAACACCCCGGCATCAATGGTGGATGGTTTTTGCTGCGCGAAAACAACTCTGTCTTCAGGTAGCTGATGAAGCCTTGCAATGGCCTCAGAAGCTTCTAAGGTTTGGCGCGCTGGATACTTGTCCGGCTTGGGTGCCGCCTCGTCAAATGCTCTTCGTCCATATACAAAAAACTCAACGCCTTCATTGCCGTAATCAGAGCAAAAACGCGTGTGATTAGCGGCCCCCTCGTCGCCAAATTGAGAGACCGAAGGTAATGCCGCATGATGCGCAAAATAGCGCTCATCACCAAAAGTGGCTTTCATAATGCTAGACGTCAGTTCGTGCTCAATCGAACGATGGAACTTGGCATTCAGGTTGGCGGCAGTAAAGTGAACTTTTCCGTCTAAGGTATCGGCACTCGGTGAAACCGTAACGGCATTAGCTGTCCACATACAGGATGCGGAAGACACCGCCGCCAGTAATACAGGTGAAACCCGACTTACCTCGGCCAGTACTTTTTCATCATTACCGGAAAACCCCAACGACCTCAAGACGTCTGTATTCGGCCGATGGTGAGGAGCCAAGATGCCTTGTTTAAACCCCATATCCTGAAGGGCTTTCATTTTTTTAAGCCCTTGTTTGGCCGCCTCTTTAGGGTTTGATACAGCCATCACATTTTCTTCAGAGGCGACATTACCGTAGGACAATCCACTATAGTTGTGAGTTGGCCCAACCAAACCATCGAAGTTGAGTTCATGTGCTGCCATATATTACCTACCTTTTTACTGTTCTTGCGTTTTTTGGTCTAAGTTTACAACCAGCGTCCTGTTAGGACATATCAAGCCCTGGGGATAACTGAGCGGGCAATGAAGCGTGTTCATCTTCGACCGATGCCATTGGGTAGGCACAATAGTCCGCCGCATAGTATGCACTTGGCCGATGGTTGCCACTCGCGCCAATTCCGCCAAATGGCGCTGCACTGCTGGCGCCGGTAATCGGCTTGTTCCAGTTGACTATTCCTGCTCGAATTTCATCAATGAACTGCTCATATAAGGCTCGATCATCACTGATCAGACCTGCAGAGAGACCAAAACTGGTTTGATTCGCAATATCAATAGCCTGCTCAAAACGGCTATAGCGAATAACTTTCAGCAATGGACCAAAGTGCTCTTCGTCTGGAAAATCTGGGACATTGGTTACATCCAGAATGCCCGGCGTTAGCATCGCGGCATCCGCCTTTATCTGCTGCATGCTCAAAATAGCCTTTGCGCCTGATTCAAGTAACGATTTTTGGGCATCGAGTAACCCTTGGGCGGCATCAAGCGAAATAAGCGCCCCCATAAACGGCTGATCTTCTGCGTCATAAGCATCAACCTTCAGGCGACTAGCGACATCCGCCAAACGTTCAATAAACGCATCACCCTCTTCCCCCTCCGGCACTAACAACCTTCTGGCGCAGGTACAGCGCTGTCCGGCTGATACAAATGCAGACATAATCGTGTGATGTACAGCTGCGTCCAAGTTAGCTGGATTATCGACAATGAGAGGGTTATTGCCTCCCATTTCCAGCGCCAATATCTTGTCTGGGCGGCCCGCAAACTGCTTATGCAGAATATGACCAGTGCCAGAGCTACCGGTGAAAAACAGGCCATCTATCTGCTCATGCGCAGCCAATGCTAGCCCTGTCTCCTTAGCCCCTTGAACCAGGTTCAACACACCAGAGGGAAGGCCTGCCTGATCCCACAATTTAACCGTTTCTTCCGCCACCATTGGCGTCAGCTCGCTCGGTTTAAAAATCACCGTATTACCGGAAATTAACGCCGGGACAATATGGCCATTAGGCAGATGACCGGGGAAATTATAAGGGCCAAAAACCGCCACCACACCATGGGGCCTGTGACGTAACACGGTATGGCCCGCTGCCGAGTCGTTCTCTTGTGTTCCGGTTCTCTCCTCATAGGCATTAATCGATATCTCTATTTTGCCGATCATCGCCGCAACTTCGGTTCGAGACTCCCACAATGGTTTACCCGTTTCTTTGCCAATACATTGGGCAAGGTGCTCTTTGTTGTCGCCCAATAGCGAAGCAAAACGTCGAACAATATCTTTTCGCTCTTCAATTGAACGTTTTTTCCAGCTGGCAAAAGCCGTTCGCGCAGCAGTCACGGCATTATCAACATCGTTCTCTGTAGCGGATCTCCCAGACCACACTTTCTGCTGAGAAACCGGGCAGATTGAGTCAAGGGTTGCACCTTGCCCCTCTTTCCACTCACCATTGATATAAAGCTGTCCTGATGCTGAGCTATTGTCTATATTCACTTCATTATTCAAAATAGTTACCTCTTCAATTCTCTTAAGCTGACAGCACGTAGCACGTCCCCGGAGCAAACTTGCAACTGCTCTGCGAGTTCAACCGAAACATCAATGGTATCTTGTCTTATGGCAGACCCAGGAACGAGTGCGACACGGAAGTTTGAGAATGACCTGTTAGAGACAAGATAAAGCGACTTGTCCACCCCGCTGGCCTCTTTAGGGTTTTTAACGATTTGAGCATGGCGTTTAAAACTCTCTCTCACTGCTCGAATATTGTTCACAAACGCTTCGATCGCAGGGCCACCATCAAAAATATCGATAAAACCGTTAAAATTAAAACCTTCTGATTCAAGCATTGCTCGGGCAGGCTCTGTATTCTCATGAACCTTGCCGACTACCTCTTGCGCCTCTTTACTTAAAAACGGCAGATAAATGGGGTGCTTAGGCATTAACTCTGCAATAAATGCTTTGCCCCCTACGCCCGTTAGATAATCTGCACGAGAAAATTCCATAGTAAAGAATTTCTTGCCCAGCGCTTCCCAAAATGGAGAGTGGCCCTGATCATCGGAATAACCTCGCATCTCAGCAAAAACTTTGTCACTAAACATTTCAGGAAAGTCAGCTAAAAATAAAAACCGGCTTTTTGACAACAGCAAACCATTGCTGTCTTTTCGATAGTCAGCATCAAGAAACAGCGAACAGACTTCTGAGCAGCCTGTTAAGTCATTCGTTAAATACAATGTCGGTGTCTGGTTATGAACACCCAATTCTGTCGATGCATTCACCGTTGTACTAATTCGATAGTTGTACCAAACCTCTTCAAGCCCGACCTGAGACTCAATACCACAGACACCAACAACTTTTTTGCTGTCTGTATCTTCCAGCACAAACATGTATTTTGCGTGCGGCGCATCAACTTTTTTGGCAAATGCTTTCTCGGCTTTGTCTATTTTGGTTTGCAGCAGATCCGGGTTATCCGGCAGAGACGTCACTCCAAAGCCGGTATTTTTTGCCAAGTGGCAAAGATCCGTAAAATCATCTCCATTAATTGGACGAATGATCATCATTGCACTCACCTCCCATCAATTTGTGCCGCTTTCGCTTGGCTCTCAATTTTATACATACGTCATATATCCACTATTGACCGCTGCATCACCTGCCCGAAGCAATCAGCTCAAAGCGGCGCAAATGTTATTCGCTCGTTTTCAGATACATTGAGGTTTTTAGCAAGCGCCTGGTTGATGCGAATAACATCACCAATACCATCCGTTAGCTGTCCAACAACACACCTGAAATCTGAGAAGGCTCCGTTGCAGATAAGATACTTGACACCTCCTCGAGTCGACTCGCTGATCCTGACGGTTTTGGACTGCAAGCTTTTCACTGTGTTTAAATGCTTCACGGGGGCTTCCAGCGTTGGCCCACCGTCAAAAATATCAATATGTTTGCCTACCCGGAACCCTTCGCGATGGAGCAACTGACAGTTTTTCTCTGCTAGAGGGTGAGGCGTTCCAACCGCAGCTTGTGCGGCATCAGAAAGCAAAGGAACATAAATCGGGTGGGACGGCATTAGCTCTGCAATAAATGTTTTGCTCTTGATACCGGAGTAATAGTCCGCCGTTGCAAAGTCCATATCAAAAAAGTGACGACCAAGGCTATCCCAAAAAGGATATTCGCCATCTTCATCGCTAACACCCTGTATTTCAATGATAATGTCTTCATTGAAGCGCTCTTTGAATAACCCGATCAACAGTAACCTTGAGCGCGATAACAGCTCAAAATAGTCTGTGTTCCGGTATTCGCTGGCAATAGTCAGCGAACAAAAGAGTGTTTTTCCCGTTAGCTCATGGGTCATGTACAGAACGGGAATATGGTTATTCACATGAAGCTGATGAGAAGAGTGAATCAACTCATCTTGTCTGTAGTTATAAAAAGGTTGCCCGTTGCCAGCACAGCGGTCTATGCCCGCCGTGCCCAGCACTTCCCCGGTCTCGGCATTTTCCATAACCAGCAAGAACTGCTCTTTGCCGTCCATCGACTCATCGCCCGCAAATGAGCGAGTCGATGCGTCGATTTTTTCACTAAGCTTATCTCGCTGCTGCGGAAGCGTGGATATCTTTGCACTGTTATGGTTAGCCAGCTTTTCAATACTGGCTAAATCCGAGAAAGTACTGGGTCTGACAATCAACATATCACCTCTCCAATCAATTCTTGCGGAAAATTACGCAACGCCCACTAGCCAGCAACCTTAGCGACTGCGCGTTCAAATCGTGCCAACCCTTCTTTAATTTCCTCATCAGTGATCACCAAAGAGGGGGTAAAACGGATGACGTTGGGCCCTGCGACCAAAACCATAACCTTTTCCAGCTGGGCAGCATTCAAAAAGTC
Proteins encoded in this window:
- a CDS encoding ABC transporter permease, whose product is MLEQLNHLLAQNEIFNPTTLAHYWGGFVITVQLVFFALVLGAILALPLGILRTSSNPWISKPIWLYVYIFRGTPLIVQLFLIYYGTSQIDSIKGTWLWDNVLSEAFYPCLIAFVLNTAAYTTEIIRGAIENTPKGEIEAAKAYGMSWTVSMRRVILPSAFRRALPAYANEVIFMLHASAIASVVTIVDLTGAARDIYSRYYAPFDAFLFVAAIYLCITFALIFGFRHLESKLLAHLKPLS
- the astE gene encoding succinylglutamate desuccinylase, producing the protein MTDIEKSAKKALFGHSTDFLSHTLENARQEVEPRTTLLKDGSKAILHALGILEFIPATNNNSIKPTKLILSAGIHGNETAPIEFCNTLINEVLEDQYPIKVPTLFILGNPQAMVEGKRFIEHNLNRLFCGLHKSESYCNSIEGKRAALIEQYVDLFVNQGGKHSQDEYPVNHYDLHTAIRDSVFERFAIYPYVAGRETNPVQLQFLAFSDIEAFLFQTTPATTFSSHTAENYDAESFTVELGKVRPFGHNIDYKYRAITENLRLRLQGSWPQPRRPEHRVQCFIATHEIINTGKDFQLFIPEDVSNFREYPKGSLIWQDKEQSYRVKDQVEYIVFPNSKVGVGQRAGIMLRLVDMGQTPGQPSTPVLH
- a CDS encoding sensor domain-containing diguanylate cyclase, with translation MRIIAFIWLLIVSGHSSAETPLGSGVDIDVVTQSDDLGRRAAYIEDSAGKLELEDVLEFSDNEWSGSTGKLVNFGYSTSAYWFKLELVNRQDVAQKRILEVGYSVLDYLSVYVMRGGEQVDAFFLGDKLHFSERPISNRNFLIPLELGEGGRLTVILRVKTNSAVQLPLSLWSVERFYETDQLKLIFHGIYFGIALVMMIYNLFVFIAVSEKTYLYYVIYIAFMALFLASLNSFTFQYLWPDATWWNDQSIVLFLNGGVIFGALFSLSFLSIHPSSHRLLSYFMSLNIAGGGILMVLSLLLPYNMVIRPTIFLAMAVCIALILLGAYRWYRGDLSARYFTVAWFSLLLGGVILALNKFSVLPQNLFTENATQIGSAIEIILLSLALADRLYQEKRLSIAAQHRALMQERAARVAQESALNVQREANVLLERRVSERTVELEKLNKRLRELSSTDALTGVKNRGSFENAFEKLFVAAARYSRPISLLIIDVDHFKTVNDEYGHQAGDACLKSVADILVKVVSRPQDLVARYGGEEFVILLPDTLEQGALQIAEKVRSLIEVCELNVNGAGINLTVSVGVTTMVPKPSDSRSEMFGLADKALYKAKETGRNKVESAS
- a CDS encoding ABC transporter substrate-binding protein — translated: MKKLIIAVSCMLALAAGSLHAKDWKEVRIAVDIPYEPFEFKAADGTLTGFEIDLGNAVCAEIGAKCEWIPQAWDGIIPGLLARKYDAIMSSMSITEERAKKVLFSEGYYNTPSGWFAKKGANLNTSDKNAMKGKKVGVQRGTLQDNYVTDNLGDVVEVKRYTTADDLVLDLTGGRLDVVFLDYPVGEKTILTNSDYETVGDTIPVGDGIGVAFRKRDKELANKFNKALKKLKEDGTYDKIMKKYFTYNIKI
- a CDS encoding ABC transporter permease produces the protein MLDLHGYGPSILKGAVLTVEVAILSLLLAIILGLLGAMAKLSPNPVFKGIATVYTTLIRGVPDLVLMMLIFFGGQMLMNNVSDWINDTFDSDIWINVNEFTAGVITIGFIFGAYMAETFRGAFQSVELGQIEAGKAYGMTPWQIFSRIMFPQMMRHALPGIGNNWLVLLKTTALVSVIGLSDMVRLASEAAKATHEPFRFLLPVILGFLLMTAFSEWGLKKLEQKYSAGVVKG
- a CDS encoding substrate-binding periplasmic protein, whose product is MSQRLVANVLSVVLLLFSFSVPSMAGGVIRVCLDESEWYPFTFVKYGAASGIHIDIIKHASGRIGMPLVFVAMPWKRCLREASQGRVDAVATASYNDDRAAFLKYPDDASLAGKSPHRVMQVEYVIVTMSNDSFEFDNNIEDIPRPVRAPRGYSVVADLNKLGIPVDDNAASDEINIRKLLREGRGTVVVIPEMAEKLNQNPAYKGKLKISQKPWKSKSYFLPFSKKSRISDQDIRRLWDEIEKVREDSLFMAEQARKYSIN
- a CDS encoding ABC transporter ATP-binding protein, whose product is MGEIAPLIVNDVHKTFGTLEVLKGISLETQKGDVISLIGSSGSGKSTFLRCINLLETPTSGEIIVHGEQLKFKTDKKGIRVPADPRQVEKMRARLSMVFQGFNLWSHMTVLENIIEAPVNVLGIPKKEAIEKAASLLNKVGIYERRDYYPAQMSGGQQQRAAIARALAMEPEVLLFDEPTSALDPELVGEVLKVMRSLAEEGRTMIVVTHEMAFAKDVSSQVLFLHQGLIEEQGTPSKVFDNPDSERMQQFLAPKY